The DNA segment tgatatcttcttCAGAAGACGTGATTActatttctttgttctcccaaTGGAAATCTTTCTTTAATTGTTCGAGGTTTTCCCcggttatcgaacacatatacctcgatactggctcatATCGGCCGAGAACCGATGAGCCTttgtcgaccttaaaatcagaggtaagaacacacgccccaggaacgcactcctcaggccgtggctcCACCGGTATTTTGTCAGCGGCAGGCTGTGAAGAAGAAGCATTTTGTTTCTGAGGAGTGATttttgatgttttcgccatttttgatTTAAAGATTGAAAATAGAAGGAGGTAACAAAGATTTGGTATTTTGAAGAGAGATTTTACAGTGAAAGATTCACAAGTTTACAGATAAACTCAGAAGATACAAGAAAAAACTTTATAAAATTTGGAGATAGGAGACGGGAAAGAACTAAGTGGTAAAGAAAGGGACTACTTATAGATTAAGCAACGTCGGTTCAGTATCAACAGGGACCGACCATCGACTAacacgcattaaatgccttggAAAACTAAACCGACGGGATGACTATCATGCGCGTCATGATCGTGCCCGATGTAAGCGTCAGCTTATATCTAATCGATCTGTTGGgaattcatatcgtttctcgccacatcattcccgagaaacgaggggactatctgtatacggtcgaaaatGATTTCGGCTTTCGTACGTCTGATCGAGATGGGATCCGAAGAAGGCACAAACGATCTTCAAGTTTCAGGGATAGGTCAAATatcgagctcgaagtcattatcgagctcgggtccaaATCGAACTAGGATGAAATGCGATGGAATCGAGCTTAAGGGCCAGAGGCCAACCAATACCGAGCCCAAGTCATTACCGGACCCCGAGTCGACATCGAACTCAAACCTGCATCGAGCTCTGAAACCAGAAACCAACCGATGCTGAGTCCGACcaagatcgagctcatagacaagagtcgttacaaccgcactaaggtagagaatctcggcggaaattaggaaaaaacttattTATCGTGGGttccccactatatattttttattataccTAAAGTAGGAACCTCCCACTATAAAAGGGATGGCTATATTTCTGTAAGGGAGAGGTTTTTTTGGGGGGACATACATTATAACTGAGATATCATACACTCCTATATTGATGAGTTATCTTTTTCTAGTTCGAgagattgattcatcttgttatatccataaatcatcttcttttcaactttgcttatttttcattctctaCAGTCAACACCCGATATTTCTATTTACTTTTACGATTTGTGTCGAGtcataccacatatccttagaactacatacaaattcagctctatccatttttcgggtaaataatGTTCTCTTTGACAATCAAGAAGATATCTGAGTTAAACGCCAGCCATATGTACATAAAGTTTGCTTATATACCATATTTGCAGAATATATATTTGGTCGAAAGAAATTTAGTTGAACCTCCTTCATCACCTTTAGCTTCGCCACAGCACCAGAAACTTCGGCAAAAACTCATATTTGCTGTTGGATTTTGCGCGTCGTTAGCTCTATTCTTGAGTTAATTGGAAGGACGAATATTTTAATGGAACAATTCAAttaatagaagagaaaaatatataAGAGGGTTAAAATATCCATACTGCCTCAATCGTTTGACTCTTAACATTTTCTATTTatgcttgaaaatgaaatatcagCTAACATGATAAAGTAAAGATTAATTATTGTGTTCAATACACGGTATATGCCTATAATATACTCTATTTTATGTGATATTGTTTGATTTGACACGaagtataaagaaaaaaaaatatttttgaaacttgtgttagaacaAGCCATAAATACATGTAGATTATAAAtcatttcattaaaaataaaatagaaaatttaaatttaaactttaataataagaaatatcattatttgtgacAGAATAAAAAGCAGAGAGTATCACATAAATTAGGTCGCATGGACTATTATTTATATATCACAAACTCTAAAGTAATAATGGACAAAAAGTCTCAAAACATTAGAATATTTGAAGATTAATTATTGTCTTTAATATTCACACAGTATTTGCCTATAGAAATTGTAAAGCAATAATTAGCGCATAAACTCTTCGGGGTTATCCAATTGGTTTGGAGGGCGGTCATCTGTAGCGGTCATCCGTACAGATGATCTGGGATCGATTACCCCCCTCAATGCCTTCTGGGTTGAGCTTGTCGCACAGGGCTTACCTAGTACGGTTTACATTCCATGTGTGGTTTGTAGGTTATTACACAGGGAGAGGTTTACCCAGTGCTCACCCGAAGAGCAGAGGCTGTGACAGAGATGGTAGCGGTTGCGAATTTTCCCTCTTACCAAAAAAATAATTAACGCATAGAAAGTCTCAAAACATTAGAATATTTGATGTACTTAAGTATTTCGTTGACTTTATACTTCCAAATTCTCCAAAATTTCGACGTGTTTTCTTAGTCAGTATTTACCCACGAATCTTTATATTTTGTAGtgatgtcttttttttttttttaattaacttTCTTTTGTATTAATCACCAAAGATGGAACTGTACAAATCCATAATCAAGCTAACTCAACTGACTATCTCAAAGTGTAAAAACAAACATAGCATACCTATTTATATATAGCACTAATGTATCTACTCTGTTCCTATAAAATATTGTTGTATATAACTCTTAACTCGAGTAGCTACTCTAACATTGCAAATATATGCTATCTCCCTTACAAGAACATCACTGTCTCGATACCTTTGCTCAAATATACGTGTATTTCTTTCAATCCATATTGCATATGAGATCTCAACATATATCATTCTGAATATGCTAGCCTTATTGGACTTCCCTTTCCCTTGCTTGATGATCCACTGGAGGTGTTGGTTCCAGCAGGTGGTGATCATTGGTACACTTTGAATCCACTTCATGACTTTATTCCACGATTCTATAGCATATGGACATTGCATAAGTAGGTGCTCCCTTGATTTATCCCGACCTTGACACATAACACAATGAGGGGTGACATTTAAGCCCCAGTTGACTAGCCTATCTTTAGTAGGTAGTCTTTCATGGAGTAACAACCACATAGTGAAGGCTGCCTTTGGTCTTGCAGAATTATGAAAGACTAGACATTTCCAGCTCACTCTTGGTAATTCTCCTAACAGCTGTAGGTATATTTGTCTGATAATGCACTTGTTGTGATCACTTAAGTTCTGTGCCTGCAACATGGTAACTCTTGATCCAATTATTCTTCTCACCATCCAACTTGCTTGATGTGGGATTGGCATGTGCTGTAGCTACTGCTGTTTGATGTAGTAAGCATTGATCCACCTTATCCATAGTTTGTCCTGTTTGTGAGCTAAGTCCCATCATGTTTTAGCAATTGCTGCTTTGTTCCACAGAGGAAGATTTATGAGATTAAGTCCACCAGCTGACTTAGGGGTACATATCTTTTCCCATGCTACTAACGCCTTCCTGGTTATTGTGTTAGTTCCAGATCAGATATAGCTTCTACAGAGTGCCTCTATCATTTTCAATACCTTAGCAGGCAAGATGAACAATTGAGCCCAGTAAGATTGAATGCCAAAAATAACAGATTGAACCAACTGCACACGACCAGCATAAGATGGCTTTTTAGCAGACCATGAAGAGATCTTGGCTGTGATCTTTTCAATCAAAGGTTTCCATTGTATGAGAGCTATTTTCTTTGTAGATAGATGAATGCCTAGTTATTTGAAGGGCAAGGATCCTTGTTCAAATCCTAGGTGAGCCAAAAATCTGCTCCTTCACATCTTGTTTCACCCCACCAAAATACATCAAACTTTTACCCAAATTAGCGTGCAAACCTGATGCTTCAGAGAACTGAGAGAAACATTTATATAATATGATCACTGAGGATAGATTACCTTTGGCAAATAACAAGAGATCATCAGCAAAACTCATATGAGTTATGTCAAATTTCCTACACCTGGGGTGATACTAGAATGTAGGCTCCTTCTTAAGCTCATGCAGGGATCTGCTCAAGTACTCCTTCACTATTACAAACAGAAAATGAGAGATAAGATCTCCTTGTCGAAGACCCTTAGCAGCATTGAAAGGTTATGTGGTTTCTCCATTCACAAGGATAGTATAGTCTTGATGCATTCCATTATCCATTTGATAAACCTGTCAGGGAAACCAATCTCCTCCATCACCCGTTGTAAGAAGATCCATTCTACTGAGTCATAAGCTTTTTGGAGATCAATCTTTATCATACACCTAGGTGACATCTGAGCCCTAGTATAAGATTTAACTAGTTCATGAGCTAGGATGACATTGTCAGCAATCTTTCTACCAGGAATGAAACCTGCTTGAGCTTCACAAATGATGAATGACATGACTTTCTGCAATCTAGAAGCCAAGATCTTAGAGATCATCTTGTATAGGATTGAACAGCAGGCTATTGGTCTATATTCTTTGACTGTGGTAGGCTTAGTCACTTTAGGAACTAATGTAACAACGGTGCATTTTATTGCCTTATAGATCTTTCGAGTTGAGAAGAATTCCTTTATAACATCTGTGATCTGATTGTTGATAATGTCCCAtgcttttttttttgaagaaaactgCATTAAAATCATCAATACCTGAAGCTTTATCATCACCAATTGCTTTAAGACTTTCAACAATCTCTTGGTTAGTTACCTCTGCACAGAGATCAACTCTTTGCTGATGAGACAGTGTATGACCATTCTTCATGTATGATCTGTTGATAGCAGGCAAAGAATTGATAGCTGATCCCATTAGTCTTTTATAGAAATCCACAATCTTTCTTTTGATGGCTTTAGGGTCAGTCAACTTGTCTCCTAGTAGAGTTGTGATTTCTGTAATCTGCTTCCTTTGAGTTCTATCCTTCATTACTGCTGTGAAGTACTTAGAATTAGAATCTCCAAGTTGTATCCATCTTGCTCTAACTTTTTGTTGCAGGACACTCTCTTCAATTAAGGACCACTTCTCAAGATTGAGTAGTGTTTTCTTCTCCATATCTAATAAAGCATCATTGCAATTCAGTGAAATCTGCTCTTGGATAACCCTCAGATCTATTCTAGCCTTCTCAATTTTCTGAGTGATGCCCCTGAATTCCCTAGAGTTTAAAGCTTTCAAAGCAGGTTTCAGGTCTGTCAATCTTGTCCAAACTGATTTCAAAGTACATTGTGTACTATGAGAATTCCACATGCTAGCCACTATTTGAGAAAAATCTTCATGTATTGCCCATATATTAAAAAATCTGAAAGGCACTCCACCAGTCTAAGTTGAAGATGACAGTGTTAATAGCATAGGAGCGTGGTCTGAAATTTGAGGCAAATCATAATTTGTTTCCACATGACCCCAAGACATCATCTATTCATAATTGCCAAAAACTCTGTCTAATCTACTGCAGACTCTATCTACTCCAGGCTGCTTATTAGACCATGTATAATAGTCACCCTTCCAAGGTAGTTCTGTCAGTGTTGTATGTTGGAGGCAGACAACAAAGTCTTGAATTTCTGAGTAGCTTATTGGATTACAAGATAGTCTATCATTGGGGTATAGTACTGCATTGAAATCTCCAGCTATTAACTATGGTATTTCTATACTCAGTGATAGTAGTTGTAAATTATCCCAGAGAGATTTTCTTTGTTCTAGCCCATTGTATCCATACACTACAGTGAGTAAACAATCTATATCACCTCTTCTACTTTTTACCTGACATGAATCATTTGAGCATCATCTTTAATACCAGTAATACTGAAGTGGCTAGTATCCCATAATAACCAAATCCTTCCATTCCTAGCATCCTTATAGTTTGTCAGTATACTCCATCTAAGAATAATAGCTTTTGAGATCCTTTGAGCATTCCCTTCCTTCACTTTAGTTTCTACAAGGTCTACTAGCTTGATTTTATTTTCCCTAATATACTCTCTAACCTCCTTATGTTTATACCTTTTATTTACACCCCTTATGTTACAGAACAACCAATTCATCATTGTTGAATAATAATTCTACCTCTATCCCCAGGTGGAATGTGCTCCTCATGTCTACTTGTTGCTACAACTTCAAACCTATTCTCACTGGGATGGGAGTCAAAAGTGGGAAGTTGATGAGATTAAGCTCAGGGCTTTGCATTGCTTTACCTTTGTCATCCTGCCTCTCAGCTACAGGTACCATGTTGTGCTGATTAT comes from the Nicotiana tabacum cultivar K326 chromosome 14, ASM71507v2, whole genome shotgun sequence genome and includes:
- the LOC142168789 gene encoding uncharacterized protein LOC142168789 is translated as MMNWLFCNIRGVNKRYKHKEVREYIRENKIKLVDLVETKVKEGNAQRISKAIILRWSILTNYKDARNGRIWLLWDTSHFSITGIKDDAQMIHVRFFNIWAIHEDFSQIVASMWNSHSTQCTLKSVWTRLTDLKPALKALNSREFRGITQKIEKARIDLRVIQEQISLNCNDALLDMEKKTLLNLEKWSLIEESVLQQKVRARWIQLGDSNSKYFTAVMKDRTQRKQITEITTLLGDKLTDPKAIKRKIVDFYKRLMGSAINSLPAINRSYMKNGHTLSHQQRVDLCAEVTNQEIVESLKAIGDDKASVPKVTKPTTVKEYRPIACCSILYKMISKILASRLQKVMSFIICEAQAGFIPGRKIADNVILAHELVKSYTRAQMSPRCMIKIDLQKAYDSVEWIFLQRVMEEIGFPDRKALVAWEKICTPKSAGGLNLINLPLWNKAAIAKT